The sequence TGTATTTTCTGGCTTTCTGCTTCATTTCTCCTTACTACTTTTATATCATATAATTTGTTTGTCTATATGCATTAACCGTTTCCTATATCTACCTGTTACATTGCAAAATGGTTATTGTAGTTTCAAACAAAGTGAACTTTATCTTgttattcttcttattttttgaaGTGTTGTTTTATGATAGGCCCTTACCATGGAGGTGTCTGGAGGATTAGGGTGGAGTTACCAGATGCTTATCCTTATAAGTCACCATCAATTGGTTTTGTTAACAAGATATACCACCCAAACGTCGATGAAATGTGAGTTTCTGGGTATCCATATTCTAAGTTTTCTGTTACTATGAGTGGTGTTTTCATAGGTTCATCAAGCAGTCTCTTTCTAGCTTAAGAAATGCACTAATATAAAGTTCGTGGTTTTTCTACAACTGATCATGTTGGTGACTTCCAAATTTTAGGTCGGGCTCAGTTTGCTTGGACGTGATCAATCAGACCTGGAGCCCCATGTTTGGTAAAATAGCTTATTCCACCATTTTAAATTCAATAACCCATTTGTAATACTGCCAGCTTTTATGAAAATTCAATGTGTACTTCGAACTTATGCTGCTTTTCATTTTTACTGTTTTGTGAAATTGTTTCCAGATGTTGACTTCCATGTTTTGCAGATCTGGTGAATGTGTTTGAAGTGTTCCTTCCCCAACTTTTATTATACCCCAACCCATCAGACCCATTGAATGGAGAGGCTGCTGCTCTGATGATGCGTGATCGACCTACTTATGAACAAAGAGTAAAAGGTACCAAATCCTTCTCAAAGTTCATTCTTCTGCTCATGTGTACTGCCAACTTTATGTGAACTGGTTGAGACATTAACTACTGGTTTCTCTACAAAATTGTCTGACCAAACCTCTTTCCTCATTTTAAAGACAGTAATTTATAAATATTGGTTGTAATATGATCTTGGTGGACATGAATGTCTGAATTAATTGTACAATATTTCACCAAGAATGCCAAAATTTGAATAATGCCAAGTTCTATGAGATTGATTCAGTTccttttttttgtataaattcATTTAATATCATTACAATAGTCAGTTCTGCAAAAGACCATGGTCATGGGCTGTCTTGAAGATGGGATGCTGGGACTATAATCCTATTATGTCACTCTCTACTGCTTATGGATTGTAAACAAGTCCATAGATAGTTATCCACTTATCCTTCCTCTATTTTTATGTATTTATCTCCTGCAATTAACTGTATAACAGCATACCATTGGCTGGGTCATTTCACTTTTATATGCTACAGATATTTAATTAACTTGACTTTTTCATTGAGATCAGATACGAGAAACCAGATCTGCTCTAGGTATAGATAGATGTTCTAGAACTTGCATAATTTAGCAGTCATCCACTGTTCTGCGGATGGATAAATCTTGTAAATATTTtacaatatattattttttctcagTTTTCCAACAATAACATCTAACAGTTCCTCTTACAGTTATTGGCATGGATTTTGAGAGACGGGAGATCATATCTAGTACATGAATTTCTTTTGCAATATCAGTGGGTAAGTTATCTCAGGGTTTCTCTTCACTAGGCTGTCCCTGTCTAGCAATGTTGCCGGCCCCTGGAGAGATATTGTTCTTAATGCTGAAAAGATTCTATGAACCTTGCGTCATCTTTCAATTTCGAGTAGTTTCACCCTTTGTAGCAGGAAGAGAAATAACGAAAATAAATCATAAAGAAGGTAGTATTGTGGAATGTTACAGATCTGGACTACTGGTAAGACAGGAAAGACTGGTCATTGTAGATATGTAGTCTGCTGGTAAAGTTGACATATATGTTGCTAGCCAACATTATAACATATGGTTCTAACTTAATCCATAATGGGAAGAAATCTGCACTGTTATGAAACCAATTCAAGGCAACATAAACAGTTTGCGCATCAGAGTTCTG is a genomic window of Macadamia integrifolia cultivar HAES 741 chromosome 13, SCU_Mint_v3, whole genome shotgun sequence containing:
- the LOC122060249 gene encoding ubiquitin-conjugating enzyme E2 5-like isoform X1, whose protein sequence is MSSPSKRREMDLMKLMMSDYKVEMINDGMQEFYVDFHGPNESPYHGGVWRIRVELPDAYPYKSPSIGFVNKIYHPNVDEMSGSVCLDVINQTWSPMFDLVNVFEVFLPQLLLYPNPSDPLNGEAAALMMRDRPTYEQRVKVIGMDFERREIISST
- the LOC122060249 gene encoding ubiquitin-conjugating enzyme E2 5-like isoform X2, whose product is MSSPSKRREMDLMKLMMSDYKVEMINDGMQEFYVDFHGPNESPYHGGVWRIRVELPDAYPYKSPSIGFVNKIYHPNVDEMSGSVCLDVINQTWSPMFDLVNVFEVFLPQLLLYPNPSDPLNGEAAALMMRDRPTYEQRVKEYCEKYAKPEDIGAKEEKSSDEELSEDEYDSSDEAVAGHADP